Genomic segment of Pochonia chlamydosporia 170 chromosome 1, whole genome shotgun sequence:
TCGTCCAGACGAAGACCGGTTGCGGCCGACGCGTTCCAAAGACGCGCGCCGTCGCAATGGACCATGATGTTGTTTGAGTGGGCAAATTCGGAGATTCTTTTTATTTCATCCAAAGGCGTAAGAACACCGCCGATGGTAACTTCCAAGCTGATGACCTTGGTAGGCGCCGTGTGGATGTCGTCGCCAAGAACCACCCAATTCTTGACGTCTTCCAAAGTCAAGTACAGGCCATTTTGTGGATGAACTGGCGTAACCATCGCTTGTGACAAGACTGCCAATCCTGAACCCTCCTCTGCATACACATGAGCTCGGTAGTCGCAAAGAATGGAATGCGGAGGGCCTTGGAGATGCACCCGAACCCCGATTTGATTGCCCATTGTCCCCGAAAGCACGAACAAAGCGTCTTCCATGCCAGTCAGCCTGGCAATTTCGCTCTGAAACTCGGTAGTCGTGGAATCTTCTTGGTACACATCATCACCGAACGTTGCACTCGCCATAGCTTCAAGCATAGCCTTTGTCGGGACAGTGAAGGTATCGCTGCGAAACTCGTTCGCTGATCTGAGGGATTCGGAACTCGCCATATTGTCTGAAGACACCAATGTTGTCGTAACTGGTCAGATTCGACGTAAAGAGTTGACATATAGTCAGGTACGGCGAGGAGCAAAGTCGGAAATAAAAAGATGGCATGTCATTTCTCTACCAAGCAATTCCGTACTTCAAACTTGCGATGTACTTTATGTACATGCTCATTCCGAAGTCGCACTGTACAGTGGGCCGCTTCATGTACCCTTTGACCCTCCATTTCGTATCTTGACGACGGATCCATCAATTTGATCGGAGCTGACCCAGGCTATCGCAGAGGTAACCTGTTGTGACTGATACCGTCACAAGCTGTCATGGAAATGTCGCCGCCCTCCCTGCAAGCATACGAGAGGCGACATTCCGGCAAATACAAACCAACAGTTGCCAAGTCCACGACATTGAGGCCCGCTTTACGGAGAGACATggagggcgttgatgaaTCTCAACCTCGCGGGgaagcgacatggagctACTCTCTCCGCTCGTCAAGGCTACAAAAACACCGCAATTAATCTCGTAATGAAAATAAGCCCATGGTCGGATGAGCGGTTGTTTTACTGACCCAGCCCGGGTGAATGGAAGAAACTTCACATTGTCAAAAGTCTTGGGACGAAATCAGGATTGATGGTTATGTTCCCACTAGTTGCCTCAagccacagccaaagcaCAGCGAATTTACATGTTGAATCGTGAGGTTCCCTAATTTCGCCACATCACACAGCGCACAAACAGATGGAAGCGACAAGATCTCACGGCCAAACAGCTACTGCTGGTCGTGGACTGCTAGGGCTCGCAGCCATTGCCTGCCTGGCAGGTGTCTACTTGAGCTTGTTCAGCCATCCTTGGGACATCCTCTCTGGCATCGACATAGGTTTATGGCCATTCGGTGGTCTTGATAGCACATCGAGGGCAAGATTGCCACTTGGAACTTGTGAACAAGTGGAGAGGTTGACCCCCAGGCTCACGGACGTTGAACGATTCATCGCAACGACTATTGAAACCCAAGCTTTTCAGGAGGAAGCCATTGGAAAACTATCTAATATCATAAAGATCCCTTCGGAGAGCTATGACGAACTAGGCACcattggcgatgacgacCGGTGGAACGTGTTTTACGACATCGAATCGTTTCTGGTGAATACATACCCCAAGGTGTTCCAAACCGTGCAACTTGACCACGCAAACACGCACGGCTTAGTTTTGACGTGGAAGGGTACCGTTCCAGTTACAAAGGCCAAACcaatcttgatgttggcaCATCAAGATGTGGTCCCAGTGCTTGCAAATATGGTAGGGGATTGGAAACACCCGCCGTACGAGGGGCATTTCGATGGGGAGTTTATCTGGGGTCGAGGCGCCACGGACGACAAAGGTTACCTGATATCTCTCATGGAGAGTCTGGACCTTCTGATCAAGAGTGGCTTCAAACCGCGACGAACGATAGTCTTGGCGTTTGGATGCGACGAAGAAATCAGCGGCGAAAATTGCGGTCGTCCCATATCAAACCTCTTGCATGATAGGTACGGC
This window contains:
- a CDS encoding threonine aldolase (similar to Aspergillus terreus NIH2624 XP_001211488.1), with protein sequence MASSESLRSANEFRSDTFTVPTKAMLEAMASATFGDDVYQEDSTTTEFQSEIARLTGMEDALFVLSGTMGNQIGVRVHLQGPPHSILCDYRAHVYAEEGSGLAVLSQAMVTPVHPQNGLYLTLEDVKNWVVLGDDIHTAPTKVISLEVTIGGVLTPLDEIKRISEFAHSNNIMVHCDGARLWNASAATGLRLDEYCQYFDSVSMCVSKGLGAPIGGVLASTKQNIKKARWLRKQQGGGIRQAGVLTAAALVALRDVWPTMAQTHAKTKQLEQDLKKLGVVPQIPVDTNFFFIDAKRSKIDMGVLLEQCEKFNVRLMDERIAMHHQISDESIENLKQAIAQAVQITSSLPSDYTSTYKTNGYGSTSRMNEFN